A window of Hyperolius riggenbachi isolate aHypRig1 chromosome 1, aHypRig1.pri, whole genome shotgun sequence contains these coding sequences:
- the LOC137567402 gene encoding piggyBac transposable element-derived protein 4-like, translating to MPKRLYSAEEAAAILQDSGEEELETQEAVEESDMTDMSDTDWLPGEGSESLDDSDSESDSDSAGPSPAQRPRAEVQARSTVPVISSDSDTSADERSIPQPSRQRAVRRRAARVSQRPPVPEDLLHPQWSPSAMETPNVPPFTGRSGIKVATDHFTPLNFYQLFLTDSLLQLIADQTNLYAEQCRAANPTAMSARWIPTNPTELKVFLGLTLNMGLLKKPQLRQYWTTQPNYDTPMYYAIMPRLRYEMLLRFLHFNNNADMLQREDPAFDRLFKLRPLLTHLNQQFADVYVPERHIAVDESLFSFHGRLSIKQYIPNKRAKYGIKLYKLCESGNGYIYNFHIYEGKDSLLQPAGCPPYMSSSEKIVIQLVNPLLHQGYHLYMDNYYSSVPLFKFLYSAQTVACGTVRANRKGLPQQVVNKRLNRGESFSYRSSELLALKYKDRRDVMFLSTIHTEATTTVRSRREVVVKPVAVTNYNKYMGGVDLADQKLAPYLLERKRKAWYKKLAFHLLQMALHNAFVLFNKADNRVRFIKFQDQIVLSLIYESGYTPVTTDPHASEDIIRIRDKHFLDPIPATPSRQYPQKKCRVCMKHKIRRDSRYYCPKCPSKPGLCLKPCFEIYHSVLHY from the coding sequence ATGCCGAAGAGGCTATACAGCGCGGAAGAGGCGGCCGCCATTCTGCAGGATAGCGGGGAGGAAGAATTGGAGACACAGGAGGCAGTGGAGGAGTCAGACATGACGGACATGTCCGACACAGATTGGCTTCCAGGGGAAGGCTCAGAGTCACTGGATGATAGTGACTCTGAGAGCGATTCTGACTCTGCTGGACCATCACCAGCCCAACGGCCTAGAGCAGAGGTGCAGGCTAGGAGCACTGTTCCTGTGATATCCAGTGACAGTGACACCTCAGCAGATGAGAGGTCAATACCCCAACCCAGCAGACAGAGGGCTGTCAGGCGAAGAGCAGCAAGGGTGTCACAGAGACCCCCAGTGCCAGAGGACTTGCTGCACCCTCAGTGGTCACCTTCTGCCATGGAAACCCCTAACGTGCCCCCCTTTACAGGAAGAAGTGGCATAAAAGTGGCTACGGATCATTTCACGCCACTTAATTTCTATCAGCTGTTCTTGACGGATTCCCTGTTGCAGCTAATTGCGGATCAAACCAACTTGTATGCGGAGCAATGCAGAGCAGCTAATCCAACTGCCATGTCAGCCAGATGGATCCCCACAAACCCTACGGAGTTAAAGGTCTTTTTGGGCCTAACATTAAACATGGGACTGCTGAAGAAACCCCAACTAAGGCAGTACTGGACCACACAGCCAAATTATGATACACCCATGTATTATGCCATAATGCCAAGACTGAGGTATGAGATGCTGctccgcttcctgcatttcaacaaTAATGCAGACATGCTTCAgcgtgaggacccagcctttgacCGGCTTTTCAAATTACGACCTTTGCTAACTCATCTGAACCAGCAGTTTGCTGATGTTTATGTGCCAGAGCGTCATATTGCCGTAGACGAATCGCTATTCTCGTTCCATGGCAGGCTATCGATTAAACAATATATTCCAAACAAACGGGCCAAATATGGAATCAAACTTTACAAACTGTGTGAGAGTGGGAATGGCTATATTTATAACTTTCACATCTACGAGGGAAAGGACAGCCTACTCCAGCCTGCCGGATGCCCACCCTACATGAGTTCCAGCGAGAAAATTGTTATCCAATTGGTAAACCCTTTGCTCCACCAGGGCTACCACTTATACATGGATAATTATTATTCAAGCGTCCCTCTCTTCAAATTTTTGTACAGTGCCCAGACTGTAGCCTGTGGTACAGTGAGGGCAAATAGAAAAGGCCTGCCACAACAAGTTGTAAACAAACGACTAAACAGGGGTGAGTCATTCAGCTATCGCAGCAGTGAGCTCCTTGccttaaagtacaaagacaggagagatGTAATGTTCTTGTCTACGATACACACTGAGGCAACAACAACAGTAAGGTCCCGCAGGGAAGTAGTGGTGAAACCAGTGGCAGTCACCAACTATAACAAGTACATGGGAGGTGTGGACCTGGCGGATCAGAAGCTGGCCCCTTACTTACTGGAACGTAAACGGAAGGCCTGGTACAAAAAACTTGCGTTTCATTTACTGCAGATGGCCTTACATAATGCCTTTGTCCTGTTTAATAAAGCAGACAACCGGGTCAGGTTTATCAAATTCCAGGAccagattgtcctgtccctgattTATGAATCTGGCTACACTCCCGTAACAACAGACCCACATGCCTCCGAAGACATTATTAGAATTCGCGACAAGCATTTTCTGGATCCAATCCCCGCTACGCCATCAAGACAGTATCCACAGAAAAAATGCAGGGTGTGTATGAAACACAAAATCAGAAGGGACAGCCGTTACTACTGCCCAAAATGTCCTTCCAAACCAGGACTTTGCCTTAAACCATGTTTTGAAATCTATCACTCAGTCCTTCATTATTAA